The following proteins are co-located in the Meriones unguiculatus strain TT.TT164.6M chromosome 4, Bangor_MerUng_6.1, whole genome shotgun sequence genome:
- the Tcfl5 gene encoding transcription factor-like 5 protein isoform X1, which yields MSGPGPREPPPEAGATGGEAGPEGAGGGDAALGEPGLSFTTTDLSLVEMTEVEYTQLQHILYSHMEAADGELEARLGSALLAGPGAGSGAAGSLAPAPPVYPVLCPPLAADAPCLGHVDFQELRMMLLGEAGAAEKTPGGADGTRTRADGAAKEGAGGAGPDGASEARAKPTVRVRLEDRFNSMPAEPPAPRGAEPAESGVALNNLVTLIRHPSELMNVPLHQQQNKCTTLVKNKTAAATTALQFTYPLFTSACSTGGNASLAQTQSSSNSCSILEAAKHQDIGLPRAFSFCYQQEIESTKQTGGSRNKALPEQVWIKVGEEALCKQAINKRNRSRTRQLDTSVERRALGEIQNVGEGSTASQGTWQSSESSQSNLGEQTQSGPQGGRSQRRERHNRMERDRRRRIRICCDELNLLVPFCNAETDKATTLQWTTAFLKYIQERHGDSLKKYSSCCKTDPHQEFESVFCGKTGRRLKLTRPESLVTCPAQGSLQSSPAMEIK from the exons ATGTCGGGCCCGGGGCCGCGGGAGCCGCCGCCTGAGGCGGGCGCGACGGGCGGCGAGGCGGGCCCCGAGGGCGCGGGCGGCGGGGACGCGGCGCTGGGAGAGCCGGGGCTGAGCTTCACGACCACCGACCTGAGCCTGGTGGAGATGACGGAAGTGGAGTACACGCAGCTGCAGCACATCCTCTACTCGCACATGGAGGCGGCGGACGGCGAGCTCGAGGCGCGCCTGGGCTCCGCGCTGCTGGCCGGCCCTGGCGCGGGCTCGGGCGCGGCGGGCTCGCTGGCGCCGGCGCCGCCCGTGTACCCAGTGCTGTGCCCGCCGCTGGCGGCCGACGCGCCGTGCCTGGGCCACGTCGACTTCCAGGAGCTGCGTATGATGTTGCTGGGCGAGGCGGGCGCAGCCGAGAAGACGCCTGGCGGTGCGGACGGGACGCGGACGCGGGCGGACGGCGCGGCCAAGGAGGGCGCGGGCGGCGCGGGGCCCGACGGTGCGTCCGAGGCCCGGGCCAAGCCGACCGTACGCGTCCGCCTGGAGGACCGCTTCAACAGTATGCCGGCCGAGCCGCCTGCGCCGCGCGGTGCTGAGCCCGCTGAGTCGGGCGTGGCGCTCAACAA TTTGGTAACTCTTATTCGACATCCATCTGAATTAATGAATGTTCCTCTTcaccagcaacaaaacaaatgtaCGACCTTagtgaaaaataaaactgctgctgCCACTACTGCTTTGCAGTTCACCTACCCGCTGTTTACAAGTGCCTGCTCCACTGGTGGGAATGCCAGCCTTGCACAGACACAG AGTTCTAGTAACTCATGTTCTATACTGGAAGCTGCCAAGCACCAGGATATTGGACTGCCCAGAGCATTTTCTTTCTGTTACCAGCAAGAGATTGAGTCTACCAAACAGACAGGAGGTAGTAGAAACAAAGCCTTACCAGAGCAGGTTTGGATTAAAGTGGGAG AAGAAGCGCTATGTAAACAAGCAATCAATAAGAGGAACAGGAGTAGAACCCGCCAGTTGGACACAAGTGTGGAGCGAAGAGCCCTTGGAGAGATTCAGAATGTGGGTGAAGGCTCTACAGCTTCACAGGGCACCTGGCAGTCTTCAGAGTCCTCACAGTCAAACCTGGGGGAGCAGACACAGAGTGGACCCCAGGGAGGAAGGTCTCAGCGTCGGGAGAGGCATAACCGAATGGAAAGAGATAGAAG GCGCAGAATCCGCATTTGCTGTGATGAGCTGAATCTCTTAGTTCCATTCTGCAATGCAGAGACAGATAAAGCAACAACACTTCAGTGGACCACAGCATTCCTGAAATACATTCAGGAAAGACATGGGGATTCTCTTAAAAAG TACAGCTCCTGCTGCAAAACAGACCCACACCAG GAATTTGAGAGCGTGTTTTGCGGTAAGACTGGCAGAAGGCTAAAGCTGACCAGACCCGAATCCCTGGTGACCTGCCCTGCACAGGGCAGTCTGCAGAGTAGCCCCGCCATGGAGATCAAGTGA
- the Tcfl5 gene encoding transcription factor-like 5 protein isoform X2, translating into MSGPGPREPPPEAGATGGEAGPEGAGGGDAALGEPGLSFTTTDLSLVEMTEVEYTQLQHILYSHMEAADGELEARLGSALLAGPGAGSGAAGSLAPAPPVYPVLCPPLAADAPCLGHVDFQELRMMLLGEAGAAEKTPGGADGTRTRADGAAKEGAGGAGPDGASEARAKPTVRVRLEDRFNSMPAEPPAPRGAEPAESGVALNNLVTLIRHPSELMNVPLHQQQNKCTTLVKNKTAAATTALQFTYPLFTSACSTGGNASLAQTQSSSNSCSILEAAKHQDIGLPRAFSFCYQQEIESTKQTGGSRNKALPEQVWIKVGEALCKQAINKRNRSRTRQLDTSVERRALGEIQNVGEGSTASQGTWQSSESSQSNLGEQTQSGPQGGRSQRRERHNRMERDRRRRIRICCDELNLLVPFCNAETDKATTLQWTTAFLKYIQERHGDSLKKYSSCCKTDPHQEFESVFCGKTGRRLKLTRPESLVTCPAQGSLQSSPAMEIK; encoded by the exons ATGTCGGGCCCGGGGCCGCGGGAGCCGCCGCCTGAGGCGGGCGCGACGGGCGGCGAGGCGGGCCCCGAGGGCGCGGGCGGCGGGGACGCGGCGCTGGGAGAGCCGGGGCTGAGCTTCACGACCACCGACCTGAGCCTGGTGGAGATGACGGAAGTGGAGTACACGCAGCTGCAGCACATCCTCTACTCGCACATGGAGGCGGCGGACGGCGAGCTCGAGGCGCGCCTGGGCTCCGCGCTGCTGGCCGGCCCTGGCGCGGGCTCGGGCGCGGCGGGCTCGCTGGCGCCGGCGCCGCCCGTGTACCCAGTGCTGTGCCCGCCGCTGGCGGCCGACGCGCCGTGCCTGGGCCACGTCGACTTCCAGGAGCTGCGTATGATGTTGCTGGGCGAGGCGGGCGCAGCCGAGAAGACGCCTGGCGGTGCGGACGGGACGCGGACGCGGGCGGACGGCGCGGCCAAGGAGGGCGCGGGCGGCGCGGGGCCCGACGGTGCGTCCGAGGCCCGGGCCAAGCCGACCGTACGCGTCCGCCTGGAGGACCGCTTCAACAGTATGCCGGCCGAGCCGCCTGCGCCGCGCGGTGCTGAGCCCGCTGAGTCGGGCGTGGCGCTCAACAA TTTGGTAACTCTTATTCGACATCCATCTGAATTAATGAATGTTCCTCTTcaccagcaacaaaacaaatgtaCGACCTTagtgaaaaataaaactgctgctgCCACTACTGCTTTGCAGTTCACCTACCCGCTGTTTACAAGTGCCTGCTCCACTGGTGGGAATGCCAGCCTTGCACAGACACAG AGTTCTAGTAACTCATGTTCTATACTGGAAGCTGCCAAGCACCAGGATATTGGACTGCCCAGAGCATTTTCTTTCTGTTACCAGCAAGAGATTGAGTCTACCAAACAGACAGGAGGTAGTAGAAACAAAGCCTTACCAGAGCAGGTTTGGATTAAAGTGGGAG AAGCGCTATGTAAACAAGCAATCAATAAGAGGAACAGGAGTAGAACCCGCCAGTTGGACACAAGTGTGGAGCGAAGAGCCCTTGGAGAGATTCAGAATGTGGGTGAAGGCTCTACAGCTTCACAGGGCACCTGGCAGTCTTCAGAGTCCTCACAGTCAAACCTGGGGGAGCAGACACAGAGTGGACCCCAGGGAGGAAGGTCTCAGCGTCGGGAGAGGCATAACCGAATGGAAAGAGATAGAAG GCGCAGAATCCGCATTTGCTGTGATGAGCTGAATCTCTTAGTTCCATTCTGCAATGCAGAGACAGATAAAGCAACAACACTTCAGTGGACCACAGCATTCCTGAAATACATTCAGGAAAGACATGGGGATTCTCTTAAAAAG TACAGCTCCTGCTGCAAAACAGACCCACACCAG GAATTTGAGAGCGTGTTTTGCGGTAAGACTGGCAGAAGGCTAAAGCTGACCAGACCCGAATCCCTGGTGACCTGCCCTGCACAGGGCAGTCTGCAGAGTAGCCCCGCCATGGAGATCAAGTGA
- the Tcfl5 gene encoding transcription factor-like 5 protein isoform X3 — MSGPGPREPPPEAGATGGEAGPEGAGGGDAALGEPGLSFTTTDLSLVEMTEVEYTQLQHILYSHMEAADGELEARLGSALLAGPGAGSGAAGSLAPAPPVYPVLCPPLAADAPCLGHVDFQELRMMLLGEAGAAEKTPGGADGTRTRADGAAKEGAGGAGPDGASEARAKPTVRVRLEDRFNSMPAEPPAPRGAEPAESGVALNNLVTLIRHPSELMNVPLHQQQNKCTTLVKNKTAAATTALQFTYPLFTSACSTGGNASLAQTQSSSNSCSILEAAKHQDIGLPRAFSFCYQQEIESTKQTGGSRNKALPEQVWIKVGEEALCKQAINKRNRSRTRQLDTSVERRALGEIQNVGEGSTASQGTWQSSESSQSNLGEQTQSGPQGGRSQRRERHNRMERDRRRRIRICCDELNLLVPFCNAETDKATTLQWTTAFLKYIQERHGDSLKKYSSCCKTDPHQMLGSNVELIQQVMNTASLSRGKAATSIGWPLQYG, encoded by the exons ATGTCGGGCCCGGGGCCGCGGGAGCCGCCGCCTGAGGCGGGCGCGACGGGCGGCGAGGCGGGCCCCGAGGGCGCGGGCGGCGGGGACGCGGCGCTGGGAGAGCCGGGGCTGAGCTTCACGACCACCGACCTGAGCCTGGTGGAGATGACGGAAGTGGAGTACACGCAGCTGCAGCACATCCTCTACTCGCACATGGAGGCGGCGGACGGCGAGCTCGAGGCGCGCCTGGGCTCCGCGCTGCTGGCCGGCCCTGGCGCGGGCTCGGGCGCGGCGGGCTCGCTGGCGCCGGCGCCGCCCGTGTACCCAGTGCTGTGCCCGCCGCTGGCGGCCGACGCGCCGTGCCTGGGCCACGTCGACTTCCAGGAGCTGCGTATGATGTTGCTGGGCGAGGCGGGCGCAGCCGAGAAGACGCCTGGCGGTGCGGACGGGACGCGGACGCGGGCGGACGGCGCGGCCAAGGAGGGCGCGGGCGGCGCGGGGCCCGACGGTGCGTCCGAGGCCCGGGCCAAGCCGACCGTACGCGTCCGCCTGGAGGACCGCTTCAACAGTATGCCGGCCGAGCCGCCTGCGCCGCGCGGTGCTGAGCCCGCTGAGTCGGGCGTGGCGCTCAACAA TTTGGTAACTCTTATTCGACATCCATCTGAATTAATGAATGTTCCTCTTcaccagcaacaaaacaaatgtaCGACCTTagtgaaaaataaaactgctgctgCCACTACTGCTTTGCAGTTCACCTACCCGCTGTTTACAAGTGCCTGCTCCACTGGTGGGAATGCCAGCCTTGCACAGACACAG AGTTCTAGTAACTCATGTTCTATACTGGAAGCTGCCAAGCACCAGGATATTGGACTGCCCAGAGCATTTTCTTTCTGTTACCAGCAAGAGATTGAGTCTACCAAACAGACAGGAGGTAGTAGAAACAAAGCCTTACCAGAGCAGGTTTGGATTAAAGTGGGAG AAGAAGCGCTATGTAAACAAGCAATCAATAAGAGGAACAGGAGTAGAACCCGCCAGTTGGACACAAGTGTGGAGCGAAGAGCCCTTGGAGAGATTCAGAATGTGGGTGAAGGCTCTACAGCTTCACAGGGCACCTGGCAGTCTTCAGAGTCCTCACAGTCAAACCTGGGGGAGCAGACACAGAGTGGACCCCAGGGAGGAAGGTCTCAGCGTCGGGAGAGGCATAACCGAATGGAAAGAGATAGAAG GCGCAGAATCCGCATTTGCTGTGATGAGCTGAATCTCTTAGTTCCATTCTGCAATGCAGAGACAGATAAAGCAACAACACTTCAGTGGACCACAGCATTCCTGAAATACATTCAGGAAAGACATGGGGATTCTCTTAAAAAG TACAGCTCCTGCTGCAAAACAGACCCACACCAG ATGCTGGGGTCCAATGTGGAATTGATACAGCAGGTAATGAACACAGCTTCCCTGAGTAGAGGAAAGGCTGCCACCAGCATTGGATGGCCTCTGCAATATGGATGA
- the Tcfl5 gene encoding transcription factor-like 5 protein isoform X4, whose protein sequence is MSGPGPREPPPEAGATGGEAGPEGAGGGDAALGEPGLSFTTTDLSLVEMTEVEYTQLQHILYSHMEAADGELEARLGSALLAGPGAGSGAAGSLAPAPPVYPVLCPPLAADAPCLGHVDFQELRMMLLGEAGAAEKTPGGADGTRTRADGAAKEGAGGAGPDGASEARAKPTVRVRLEDRFNSMPAEPPAPRGAEPAESGVALNNLVTLIRHPSELMNVPLHQQQNKCTTLVKNKTAAATTALQFTYPLFTSACSTGGNASLAQTQSSSNSCSILEAAKHQDIGLPRAFSFCYQQEIESTKQTGGSRNKALPEQVWIKVGEEALCKQAINKRNRSRTRQLDTSVERRALGEIQNVGEGSTASQGTWQSSESSQSNLGEQTQSGPQGGRSQRRERHNRMERDRRRRIRICCDELNLLVPFCNAETDKATTLQWTTAFLKYIQERHGDSLKKEFESVFCGKTGRRLKLTRPESLVTCPAQGSLQSSPAMEIK, encoded by the exons ATGTCGGGCCCGGGGCCGCGGGAGCCGCCGCCTGAGGCGGGCGCGACGGGCGGCGAGGCGGGCCCCGAGGGCGCGGGCGGCGGGGACGCGGCGCTGGGAGAGCCGGGGCTGAGCTTCACGACCACCGACCTGAGCCTGGTGGAGATGACGGAAGTGGAGTACACGCAGCTGCAGCACATCCTCTACTCGCACATGGAGGCGGCGGACGGCGAGCTCGAGGCGCGCCTGGGCTCCGCGCTGCTGGCCGGCCCTGGCGCGGGCTCGGGCGCGGCGGGCTCGCTGGCGCCGGCGCCGCCCGTGTACCCAGTGCTGTGCCCGCCGCTGGCGGCCGACGCGCCGTGCCTGGGCCACGTCGACTTCCAGGAGCTGCGTATGATGTTGCTGGGCGAGGCGGGCGCAGCCGAGAAGACGCCTGGCGGTGCGGACGGGACGCGGACGCGGGCGGACGGCGCGGCCAAGGAGGGCGCGGGCGGCGCGGGGCCCGACGGTGCGTCCGAGGCCCGGGCCAAGCCGACCGTACGCGTCCGCCTGGAGGACCGCTTCAACAGTATGCCGGCCGAGCCGCCTGCGCCGCGCGGTGCTGAGCCCGCTGAGTCGGGCGTGGCGCTCAACAA TTTGGTAACTCTTATTCGACATCCATCTGAATTAATGAATGTTCCTCTTcaccagcaacaaaacaaatgtaCGACCTTagtgaaaaataaaactgctgctgCCACTACTGCTTTGCAGTTCACCTACCCGCTGTTTACAAGTGCCTGCTCCACTGGTGGGAATGCCAGCCTTGCACAGACACAG AGTTCTAGTAACTCATGTTCTATACTGGAAGCTGCCAAGCACCAGGATATTGGACTGCCCAGAGCATTTTCTTTCTGTTACCAGCAAGAGATTGAGTCTACCAAACAGACAGGAGGTAGTAGAAACAAAGCCTTACCAGAGCAGGTTTGGATTAAAGTGGGAG AAGAAGCGCTATGTAAACAAGCAATCAATAAGAGGAACAGGAGTAGAACCCGCCAGTTGGACACAAGTGTGGAGCGAAGAGCCCTTGGAGAGATTCAGAATGTGGGTGAAGGCTCTACAGCTTCACAGGGCACCTGGCAGTCTTCAGAGTCCTCACAGTCAAACCTGGGGGAGCAGACACAGAGTGGACCCCAGGGAGGAAGGTCTCAGCGTCGGGAGAGGCATAACCGAATGGAAAGAGATAGAAG GCGCAGAATCCGCATTTGCTGTGATGAGCTGAATCTCTTAGTTCCATTCTGCAATGCAGAGACAGATAAAGCAACAACACTTCAGTGGACCACAGCATTCCTGAAATACATTCAGGAAAGACATGGGGATTCTCTTAAAAAG GAATTTGAGAGCGTGTTTTGCGGTAAGACTGGCAGAAGGCTAAAGCTGACCAGACCCGAATCCCTGGTGACCTGCCCTGCACAGGGCAGTCTGCAGAGTAGCCCCGCCATGGAGATCAAGTGA
- the Tcfl5 gene encoding transcription factor-like 5 protein isoform X5, giving the protein MSGPGPREPPPEAGATGGEAGPEGAGGGDAALGEPGLSFTTTDLSLVEMTEVEYTQLQHILYSHMEAADGELEARLGSALLAGPGAGSGAAGSLAPAPPVYPVLCPPLAADAPCLGHVDFQELRMMLLGEAGAAEKTPGGADGTRTRADGAAKEGAGGAGPDGASEARAKPTVRVRLEDRFNSMPAEPPAPRGAEPAESGVALNNLVTLIRHPSELMNVPLHQQQNKCTTLVKNKTAAATTALQFTYPLFTSACSTGGNASLAQTQSSSNSCSILEAAKHQDIGLPRAFSFCYQQEIESTKQTGGSRNKALPEQVWIKVGEALCKQAINKRNRSRTRQLDTSVERRALGEIQNVGEGSTASQGTWQSSESSQSNLGEQTQSGPQGGRSQRRERHNRMERDRRRRIRICCDELNLLVPFCNAETDKATTLQWTTAFLKYIQERHGDSLKKEFESVFCGKTGRRLKLTRPESLVTCPAQGSLQSSPAMEIK; this is encoded by the exons ATGTCGGGCCCGGGGCCGCGGGAGCCGCCGCCTGAGGCGGGCGCGACGGGCGGCGAGGCGGGCCCCGAGGGCGCGGGCGGCGGGGACGCGGCGCTGGGAGAGCCGGGGCTGAGCTTCACGACCACCGACCTGAGCCTGGTGGAGATGACGGAAGTGGAGTACACGCAGCTGCAGCACATCCTCTACTCGCACATGGAGGCGGCGGACGGCGAGCTCGAGGCGCGCCTGGGCTCCGCGCTGCTGGCCGGCCCTGGCGCGGGCTCGGGCGCGGCGGGCTCGCTGGCGCCGGCGCCGCCCGTGTACCCAGTGCTGTGCCCGCCGCTGGCGGCCGACGCGCCGTGCCTGGGCCACGTCGACTTCCAGGAGCTGCGTATGATGTTGCTGGGCGAGGCGGGCGCAGCCGAGAAGACGCCTGGCGGTGCGGACGGGACGCGGACGCGGGCGGACGGCGCGGCCAAGGAGGGCGCGGGCGGCGCGGGGCCCGACGGTGCGTCCGAGGCCCGGGCCAAGCCGACCGTACGCGTCCGCCTGGAGGACCGCTTCAACAGTATGCCGGCCGAGCCGCCTGCGCCGCGCGGTGCTGAGCCCGCTGAGTCGGGCGTGGCGCTCAACAA TTTGGTAACTCTTATTCGACATCCATCTGAATTAATGAATGTTCCTCTTcaccagcaacaaaacaaatgtaCGACCTTagtgaaaaataaaactgctgctgCCACTACTGCTTTGCAGTTCACCTACCCGCTGTTTACAAGTGCCTGCTCCACTGGTGGGAATGCCAGCCTTGCACAGACACAG AGTTCTAGTAACTCATGTTCTATACTGGAAGCTGCCAAGCACCAGGATATTGGACTGCCCAGAGCATTTTCTTTCTGTTACCAGCAAGAGATTGAGTCTACCAAACAGACAGGAGGTAGTAGAAACAAAGCCTTACCAGAGCAGGTTTGGATTAAAGTGGGAG AAGCGCTATGTAAACAAGCAATCAATAAGAGGAACAGGAGTAGAACCCGCCAGTTGGACACAAGTGTGGAGCGAAGAGCCCTTGGAGAGATTCAGAATGTGGGTGAAGGCTCTACAGCTTCACAGGGCACCTGGCAGTCTTCAGAGTCCTCACAGTCAAACCTGGGGGAGCAGACACAGAGTGGACCCCAGGGAGGAAGGTCTCAGCGTCGGGAGAGGCATAACCGAATGGAAAGAGATAGAAG GCGCAGAATCCGCATTTGCTGTGATGAGCTGAATCTCTTAGTTCCATTCTGCAATGCAGAGACAGATAAAGCAACAACACTTCAGTGGACCACAGCATTCCTGAAATACATTCAGGAAAGACATGGGGATTCTCTTAAAAAG GAATTTGAGAGCGTGTTTTGCGGTAAGACTGGCAGAAGGCTAAAGCTGACCAGACCCGAATCCCTGGTGACCTGCCCTGCACAGGGCAGTCTGCAGAGTAGCCCCGCCATGGAGATCAAGTGA
- the Tcfl5 gene encoding transcription factor-like 5 protein isoform X6: MSGPGPREPPPEAGATGGEAGPEGAGGGDAALGEPGLSFTTTDLSLVEMTEVEYTQLQHILYSHMEAADGELEARLGSALLAGPGAGSGAAGSLAPAPPVYPVLCPPLAADAPCLGHVDFQELRMMLLGEAGAAEKTPGGADGTRTRADGAAKEGAGGAGPDGASEARAKPTVRVRLEDRFNSMPAEPPAPRGAEPAESGVALNNLVTLIRHPSELMNVPLHQQQNKCTTLVKNKTAAATTALQFTYPLFTSACSTGGNASLAQTQSSSNSCSILEAAKHQDIGLPRAFSFCYQQEIESTKQTGGSRNKALPEQVWIKVGEEALCKQAINKRNRSRTRQLDTSVERRALGEIQNVGEGSTASQGTWQSSESSQSNLGEQTQSGPQGGRSQRRERHNRMERDRRRRIRICCDELNLLVPFCNAETDKATTLQWTTAFLKYIQERHGDSLKKLLLQNRPTPDAGVQCGIDTAGNEHSFPE; encoded by the exons ATGTCGGGCCCGGGGCCGCGGGAGCCGCCGCCTGAGGCGGGCGCGACGGGCGGCGAGGCGGGCCCCGAGGGCGCGGGCGGCGGGGACGCGGCGCTGGGAGAGCCGGGGCTGAGCTTCACGACCACCGACCTGAGCCTGGTGGAGATGACGGAAGTGGAGTACACGCAGCTGCAGCACATCCTCTACTCGCACATGGAGGCGGCGGACGGCGAGCTCGAGGCGCGCCTGGGCTCCGCGCTGCTGGCCGGCCCTGGCGCGGGCTCGGGCGCGGCGGGCTCGCTGGCGCCGGCGCCGCCCGTGTACCCAGTGCTGTGCCCGCCGCTGGCGGCCGACGCGCCGTGCCTGGGCCACGTCGACTTCCAGGAGCTGCGTATGATGTTGCTGGGCGAGGCGGGCGCAGCCGAGAAGACGCCTGGCGGTGCGGACGGGACGCGGACGCGGGCGGACGGCGCGGCCAAGGAGGGCGCGGGCGGCGCGGGGCCCGACGGTGCGTCCGAGGCCCGGGCCAAGCCGACCGTACGCGTCCGCCTGGAGGACCGCTTCAACAGTATGCCGGCCGAGCCGCCTGCGCCGCGCGGTGCTGAGCCCGCTGAGTCGGGCGTGGCGCTCAACAA TTTGGTAACTCTTATTCGACATCCATCTGAATTAATGAATGTTCCTCTTcaccagcaacaaaacaaatgtaCGACCTTagtgaaaaataaaactgctgctgCCACTACTGCTTTGCAGTTCACCTACCCGCTGTTTACAAGTGCCTGCTCCACTGGTGGGAATGCCAGCCTTGCACAGACACAG AGTTCTAGTAACTCATGTTCTATACTGGAAGCTGCCAAGCACCAGGATATTGGACTGCCCAGAGCATTTTCTTTCTGTTACCAGCAAGAGATTGAGTCTACCAAACAGACAGGAGGTAGTAGAAACAAAGCCTTACCAGAGCAGGTTTGGATTAAAGTGGGAG AAGAAGCGCTATGTAAACAAGCAATCAATAAGAGGAACAGGAGTAGAACCCGCCAGTTGGACACAAGTGTGGAGCGAAGAGCCCTTGGAGAGATTCAGAATGTGGGTGAAGGCTCTACAGCTTCACAGGGCACCTGGCAGTCTTCAGAGTCCTCACAGTCAAACCTGGGGGAGCAGACACAGAGTGGACCCCAGGGAGGAAGGTCTCAGCGTCGGGAGAGGCATAACCGAATGGAAAGAGATAGAAG GCGCAGAATCCGCATTTGCTGTGATGAGCTGAATCTCTTAGTTCCATTCTGCAATGCAGAGACAGATAAAGCAACAACACTTCAGTGGACCACAGCATTCCTGAAATACATTCAGGAAAGACATGGGGATTCTCTTAAAAAG CTCCTGCTGCAAAACAGACCCACACCAG ATGCTGGGGTCCAATGTGGAATTGATACAGCAGGTAATGAACACAGCTTCCCTGAGTAG
- the Tcfl5 gene encoding transcription factor-like 5 protein isoform X7, giving the protein MSGPGPREPPPEAGATGGEAGPEGAGGGDAALGEPGLSFTTTDLSLVEMTEVEYTQLQHILYSHMEAADGELEARLGSALLAGPGAGSGAAGSLAPAPPVYPVLCPPLAADAPCLGHVDFQELRMMLLGEAGAAEKTPGGADGTRTRADGAAKEGAGGAGPDGASEARAKPTVRVRLEDRFNSMPAEPPAPRGAEPAESGVALNNLVTLIRHPSELMNVPLHQQQNKCTTLVKNKTAAATTALQFTYPLFTSACSTGGNASLAQTQSSSNSCSILEAAKHQDIGLPRAFSFCYQQEIESTKQTGGSRNKALPEQVWIKVGEEALCKQAINKRNRSRTRQLDTSVERRALGEIQNVGEGSTASQGTWQSSESSQSNLGEQTQSGPQGGRSQRRERHNRMERDRRRRIRICCDELNLLVPFCNAETDKATTLQWTTAFLKYIQERHGDSLKKLLLQNRPTPGI; this is encoded by the exons ATGTCGGGCCCGGGGCCGCGGGAGCCGCCGCCTGAGGCGGGCGCGACGGGCGGCGAGGCGGGCCCCGAGGGCGCGGGCGGCGGGGACGCGGCGCTGGGAGAGCCGGGGCTGAGCTTCACGACCACCGACCTGAGCCTGGTGGAGATGACGGAAGTGGAGTACACGCAGCTGCAGCACATCCTCTACTCGCACATGGAGGCGGCGGACGGCGAGCTCGAGGCGCGCCTGGGCTCCGCGCTGCTGGCCGGCCCTGGCGCGGGCTCGGGCGCGGCGGGCTCGCTGGCGCCGGCGCCGCCCGTGTACCCAGTGCTGTGCCCGCCGCTGGCGGCCGACGCGCCGTGCCTGGGCCACGTCGACTTCCAGGAGCTGCGTATGATGTTGCTGGGCGAGGCGGGCGCAGCCGAGAAGACGCCTGGCGGTGCGGACGGGACGCGGACGCGGGCGGACGGCGCGGCCAAGGAGGGCGCGGGCGGCGCGGGGCCCGACGGTGCGTCCGAGGCCCGGGCCAAGCCGACCGTACGCGTCCGCCTGGAGGACCGCTTCAACAGTATGCCGGCCGAGCCGCCTGCGCCGCGCGGTGCTGAGCCCGCTGAGTCGGGCGTGGCGCTCAACAA TTTGGTAACTCTTATTCGACATCCATCTGAATTAATGAATGTTCCTCTTcaccagcaacaaaacaaatgtaCGACCTTagtgaaaaataaaactgctgctgCCACTACTGCTTTGCAGTTCACCTACCCGCTGTTTACAAGTGCCTGCTCCACTGGTGGGAATGCCAGCCTTGCACAGACACAG AGTTCTAGTAACTCATGTTCTATACTGGAAGCTGCCAAGCACCAGGATATTGGACTGCCCAGAGCATTTTCTTTCTGTTACCAGCAAGAGATTGAGTCTACCAAACAGACAGGAGGTAGTAGAAACAAAGCCTTACCAGAGCAGGTTTGGATTAAAGTGGGAG AAGAAGCGCTATGTAAACAAGCAATCAATAAGAGGAACAGGAGTAGAACCCGCCAGTTGGACACAAGTGTGGAGCGAAGAGCCCTTGGAGAGATTCAGAATGTGGGTGAAGGCTCTACAGCTTCACAGGGCACCTGGCAGTCTTCAGAGTCCTCACAGTCAAACCTGGGGGAGCAGACACAGAGTGGACCCCAGGGAGGAAGGTCTCAGCGTCGGGAGAGGCATAACCGAATGGAAAGAGATAGAAG GCGCAGAATCCGCATTTGCTGTGATGAGCTGAATCTCTTAGTTCCATTCTGCAATGCAGAGACAGATAAAGCAACAACACTTCAGTGGACCACAGCATTCCTGAAATACATTCAGGAAAGACATGGGGATTCTCTTAAAAAG CTCCTGCTGCAAAACAGACCCACACCAG GAATTTGA